One window of Pseudacidobacterium ailaaui genomic DNA carries:
- a CDS encoding cytochrome c3 family protein — protein sequence MRQDRIALWLLLVLAAGAFAQETATPVREADAVCARCHRDIFNAYLQTPMANASGVAMDKAIPGVLDHKASGTVYRVFVQDGNLILQIPKTDSEFRLEYFLGSGHLGTTYLYSIHGHLFESPIAWYAASHSYDMKPGLEGVTAMPPALPMQASCLRCHMSAVQKSDAGTINYYAGPAFEHTGITCEGCHGDTQQHVSSNGKGPVVNPAKLDAARRDSVCISCHLEGDVSVEKAGRSSLDYKPGDNIADFLTYFVYQGKNLTERGVSEVEQLGMSRCKRASGDRMSCTSCHDPHVSPAPEEKAAFYRKKCLACHTDAAFASSHHPEEPDCTQCHMPRSSAENIPHVAWTDHRIRKIPDKVVMADLDNGEELVPVFSPEANQRDLAMAYFQAAMEGNAALHTTALNLLEKIRAGLSDDLEALAALALESERQGDYKQAADLFREILKRDPQNLTALSNLGTLEARDGHLPSALIFLKQAFSRNENIVGLAKNLAQVQCMKGDAASAKATLQATLQYNPGLPDVQQMIKHLQSCGDARSEKKQTQ from the coding sequence GTGAGGCAGGACCGAATAGCACTCTGGCTTCTTCTCGTTCTTGCCGCAGGGGCATTCGCGCAGGAAACAGCCACGCCCGTCCGCGAAGCTGATGCAGTTTGCGCGCGGTGTCATCGGGACATTTTCAATGCATACCTGCAAACACCCATGGCCAATGCAAGCGGCGTTGCGATGGACAAGGCCATTCCCGGCGTGCTTGACCATAAGGCCTCGGGCACCGTTTACCGAGTGTTTGTTCAGGACGGAAACCTCATCCTGCAAATCCCGAAGACCGACAGTGAGTTCCGGCTGGAGTATTTCCTCGGCTCCGGACATTTGGGAACCACGTATCTTTACTCCATCCACGGCCACTTATTTGAATCACCGATCGCCTGGTACGCTGCTTCGCATTCGTATGACATGAAACCTGGTTTGGAAGGCGTAACTGCAATGCCACCCGCACTTCCCATGCAGGCAAGCTGCCTGCGTTGCCACATGAGCGCCGTGCAGAAGAGCGATGCAGGGACGATCAACTACTATGCCGGGCCGGCATTTGAGCATACGGGCATCACCTGTGAGGGGTGCCATGGAGACACCCAACAGCATGTGAGCAGCAACGGCAAGGGCCCGGTCGTCAATCCGGCAAAGCTGGATGCGGCGCGGCGCGATTCAGTCTGCATCAGTTGTCATCTGGAAGGGGACGTTTCTGTCGAAAAAGCAGGGCGTTCTTCCCTCGACTATAAACCTGGAGACAACATCGCTGATTTTCTGACTTACTTTGTCTATCAGGGGAAGAACCTGACCGAGCGCGGCGTCAGCGAGGTGGAGCAACTCGGCATGAGCCGTTGCAAGCGCGCCAGCGGAGACAGGATGTCCTGCACCAGTTGCCACGATCCGCATGTTTCGCCTGCGCCTGAGGAAAAAGCAGCCTTTTACCGGAAGAAATGTCTGGCTTGCCATACGGATGCGGCCTTCGCATCTTCCCATCACCCTGAGGAGCCTGACTGCACCCAATGTCATATGCCGCGCAGCAGCGCAGAAAACATTCCCCATGTTGCATGGACGGACCATCGCATCCGGAAAATTCCGGACAAAGTGGTCATGGCTGACCTGGACAATGGGGAGGAGCTTGTTCCCGTCTTCTCTCCGGAGGCAAACCAGCGCGACCTTGCGATGGCGTATTTTCAGGCTGCCATGGAGGGCAATGCAGCGCTGCATACGACTGCCCTGAATCTGCTTGAAAAGATCAGAGCTGGACTTTCAGACGACCTCGAAGCGCTTGCCGCCCTTGCGCTCGAAAGCGAGCGTCAGGGTGACTACAAACAGGCCGCGGATCTTTTCCGGGAGATACTCAAACGCGACCCGCAAAATCTTACCGCGCTTTCGAACCTCGGTACGCTTGAGGCCAGAGACGGCCATCTGCCAAGCGCCCTTATCTTCCTGAAACAGGCCTTCAGCCGGAACGAGAACATTGTGGGGCTGGCAAAAAATCTGGCGCAGGTGCAATGCATGAAGGGAGACGCAGCCTCTGCCAAGGCCACTCTGCAGGCGACCCTGCAATACAATCCAGGCCTTCCGGATGTGCAGCAGATGATCAAGCATCTTCAGTCCTGCGGCGACGCAAGGTCTGAAAAGAAACAGACGCAATGA
- a CDS encoding tetratricopeptide repeat protein, which translates to MIRLLQCGAVLLFCARLAAAQSDPLASAHSLLDQKQFMQAEALLRGYLAAHPASADAHFLLGYTLFREGHPRESLAEFTEGAKYERPKAADLKVVAADYVLLGSFTDADKWLTLVTKETPEDADAWYLLGRTKYNENRFEEAIESFQRTLALRPHDIKAENNMGLSYQGLDQTDAARKAYETAIAWQKDASAKDAQPFLNLGSLLMEQDQPSQALPYLEEAAVLAPHNPKVLEQLGRAYELLAMHGKAAEVLERAVSLAPNASALHYRLGQVYRHMGKTQQAEQQFAICAKLNSTHSSVETPNPAEQK; encoded by the coding sequence ATGATAAGGCTGCTCCAATGCGGTGCTGTTCTGCTCTTCTGTGCACGGCTGGCGGCTGCCCAGTCTGACCCCCTGGCGAGCGCACACTCGCTTTTGGACCAGAAACAATTCATGCAGGCAGAAGCGCTCCTGCGCGGCTATCTCGCGGCACATCCCGCATCGGCGGATGCGCACTTTCTTCTTGGATACACCCTCTTCCGTGAAGGGCACCCCAGGGAATCCTTGGCTGAATTTACAGAAGGGGCAAAATACGAGCGCCCGAAAGCGGCGGACCTGAAGGTTGTGGCGGCCGACTATGTTCTTCTTGGCAGCTTTACCGATGCTGACAAGTGGCTGACGCTCGTCACAAAAGAAACACCAGAGGACGCAGATGCCTGGTATCTGCTGGGCCGCACCAAATATAACGAGAACCGCTTTGAGGAAGCCATTGAGAGCTTTCAGAGGACGCTGGCGCTTCGTCCGCATGACATCAAAGCAGAGAACAATATGGGACTCTCCTATCAGGGGCTGGACCAGACAGATGCGGCGAGAAAAGCATACGAAACGGCCATTGCCTGGCAGAAGGATGCATCCGCGAAAGATGCGCAGCCCTTTCTGAACCTGGGCAGCCTGTTGATGGAGCAAGACCAGCCTTCGCAGGCGTTGCCTTATCTGGAAGAGGCCGCTGTGCTGGCCCCGCACAACCCAAAGGTGCTGGAACAGCTTGGCCGGGCCTATGAACTGCTGGCCATGCATGGAAAGGCGGCAGAGGTCCTGGAACGGGCGGTGAGTCTTGCGCCCAATGCTTCTGCTCTGCATTACAGGCTGGGCCAGGTTTATCGCCATATGGGCAAGACGCAGCAGGCAGAGCAGCAGTTTGCCATCTGTGCCAAGCTGAACAGCACTCACTCTTCCGTGGAAACGCCCAATCCGGCGGAGCAGAAGTAG